The Dehalococcoidia bacterium genomic interval GAGCTTGCTGGCCGCGAAAATGCCCTCTCCTCTGATTATCCTTGAGTTCTCACTACTCTCTATTCTCAACATGATGTGTTCCTTCCAAATCCACATTGAATATTGACTTCGCATACAACTCTAAGTGAGGTGTGGAAATGGCACATCGCCAGACTTCATGATTCACAGGTATACGTATGGCCTATTCTCGCCTCAGACGGACTATGTATATGGTTTAGTACTAAAGTATGAGGCGTTTCTTCCTGTATCGCTTTTCGCGATGATTACCTGCATGGTCCTGCTGTATAATGCCAGCCGCCAGATGAAGACCTTTCACTTGTTCAACATCACTTACGCAACAAAGTGGCACTAGACCGCCTGCGCCGCCGACGAAGTGGCGAGGGTCGAGGGCCTGAACGTCCCATCCGACCGTGGTCGGCATTTGCATTTCGGGACTACCGTATTCTGTGGATTTCGTCCGTTTGCGGCTTGATGACAATGCAGATGCGGATGCTGGCCACTGGCGTATGGCTCTACGACGTTACGGGCTCTGGACTGCAACTCGGTCTTCTTGGTGTCGTGCAGCTCGCTGTGCAGCTCCCGGCGATCCTTTACGGCGGCGCATTAGCGGACAGATGGGACCGCAAGAAACTGATCGCCGTCGCGCAGTCTTTCACCTTCGTGTTTATGGCCCTGGTCGCGGTGCTCGCCGCCACTGACAGGCTCGCGCCGTGGCACATATATGCTGTAACCGCAGTTCTGGGTGTCTCGAGCGTCCTCGGTGGACCAGCTCGCTCGGCCATAACGGCTAACATTGTCCCGAGATCTCATCTCATGCACGCCGTAACATCCAACCAGGCGACATTTCAGATCGGTGCAATTGCTGCCCCGCTCGCCTTTGCACTGGTGGTGCAGACCCTTGATGCCACAGCCGCCTTTGTCGTTTCGGCCCTGTTTGCACTCCCGGCATCTCTGATGCCCCTGATGATCAGGACGCAGGTGGCGCCGGTTGAGTCAGGGGGAAGTGACGAATCGGTCCTCAGACGTATCTGGGAGGGTGCCGTGTACGTCATGCGGCACCCAATACTTCCTGGCCTCTACCTGCTTGACATCGGGGTTACTGTCGTTAGCTTCTACAGGCAGATTCTGCCGCTCATCGTGGACAGGATGTTCAAGGCGGGCCCAGGGGCAGTTGGGGTAATGACTGCGGCTAATTCGTTGGGAGGAGTTGTAGGTACGTTCGCGGTGCTGTTTCTGGCGAATTTCAGAGCGAAAGGCATGCTGGTTCTCTATGCCACCCTGGTGTACGCGATCCTCATAATTGCATTTGGCTTTTCCACGTCGCTGTGGCTGGGAACGCTGCTGATCGCCGGCCTTGGCGCGACAGACGCGATTGGCATGACTACGCGCCAGACCACAGTGCAGCTTACGACCCCGGACCATATGCGAGGACGCGCGGTGAGCGCTCACTCAGTCAGTGCAATGACTGCCAACAATCTTGGGACGTTCGAAGTCGGCTTCATGTCAGAGCAGATAGGAGCTGACCGCACGATGATTCTCGGAGGGGCGATCTCCGTCGTAGTGGTTATCCTGGTCTGGTGGCTCGTAAAAGGGATCCGCGAGTACCGCTATCCTTGATGCAGGTACTCGCCAGACTTTAGTGCGGCCTCGATGGCCTGAACCAGGGCTCTCGCAGACTCGGCTGTTAGCTCGACCGGAATGCGGGCATCTAGTCCGAGACCTTCATTCACAAAGTCGATATTGAGGGTATGGTCGTCCTGCGAATGGAAGGGGTGGTCGTAGTACACCCTAGCATCGGTCAGCTTGAACCAGCCGCGCTGACCCTTGCCGCTGCCGTCAATCTTTGCCTGTTCAGTTACATATGTACACATCTGATGTTCTCCTCAGTTTGCCGCTGAGACAGTTTCCCCGGGATTATACGATACCTTTGAGAATTCTGGAGCGAACCGGCAGACCTGACCGAACTCTCGCACAAGAACTGACGCTACATCACTCACGTGGGCGGTTTCTACTGTTTCCTGACTGATAGAAGTCACGTGGGCGAGAGGCATGCCGCAGGGTACAATGTGTTTGAAGTAACTCAGGTCTGTCGACACGTTTAACGCAAACCCATGAGTAGTAACGCGACGCGCTACTTTCACTCCGATTGCGGCAATCTTCTTGCCGTCCACCCACACACCAGTAGGATGTCCTTCCGACGTTCCTGAGATTCCAAACTGGTCGAGTGTGCCTGAGATTGTTCTCTCCAGCGCCCTGACGTACTTCAGGGGTCCGCCACCCCAGCGTCTGAGGTCAATGATCGGGTAGCCGACCAGTTGGCCTGGCCCATGGTACGTCACCTCGCCACCCCTGTCTGTGTGATACACGTCTATCCCGAGCCGGTCGAGCTCCGCCTGGTCGATCAGGATGTCGTCAATAAGGCCGCGCCTGCCAAGTGTGAATGTGTGAGGGTGTTCCAGAAGAATCAGCGTGTCTGGCGTTCGTCCCTCGACAACCTGCGAGTGCACATGTTGTTGGAGGTCCAATGCCTCTTTGTACGGCATTAGCCCCAACTCGATCACTTCCAAAGGGGGTGCAGAGGGGGTAGTCATGCCAACGAGAAATCGCCGGAATCAGTAGACGCCCGAATCAGGGCCGATGGACTCCAGCCGGTTCTTCACGGAGTTGATGAATGCGCTGGCCTCCGCGCCGTCCATGATCCTGTGGTCGAAACTCATGCACAGGTTCATCATCGATCGGATTGCGATTCCGTCTCCCACGACAACCGGGCGTTTTACTATTGCCTCAGTTGTCAGGATAGCCGCCTGAGGGAAATTCACCAGAGGCTGACTCAACACTGACCCAAGGACTCCAGTGTTGTTCAACGTGAACGTTCCGCCCTGAACGTCTTCCAACCTGAGCTGTCCCCTCCGCGCACGAGTCGTTAGGTCGTCAATCTTACGGGCGAGGCCTGCAATGCTCATCGTGTCCGCATCGTGAACTACCGGCACAACCAGGCCGTCTGGGGCTGCGGCGGCAATGCCGATATTGATGCGTCGTTTGTACAGTATTGCGTCTCCGTCCCAGGACGAATTGAGCAGTGGGTTCTCCTTGAGCGACTCCGCTACTGCCTTCATGACAAAGGGCAGGTAGGTTATGTTGATACCTTCTCGCTCCCGGAAGCCATCTCGAAGTGCCTGTCTTCGAGATATCAGGCCGCTTACATCTACCTCGACGAGCGTCCACGCCTGTGGTATTTCAGTTGCGCTCCGTACCATGTTTTCAGCGATCATTCGACGGACGGGAGATAGAGGGACTCTCTCCTCATCTCCGTCTGACAGGCTCGTAAGCGGGCTGGGAGTTTGCTCAGTTGACGCGACCGCAGAAGCTGATTGCTCGATGAATCCGCGAACGTCCTTGAGGGTGACTCGTCCACCGAGTCCGGTGCCTTCGATCTGGGCAAGGTCGACTCCACGTTCTTCCGCCAGACGCAGGACCGCGGGCGAATATCGCCTCCGCTTGACCGGCCTGTCCGGTTTGCTGGTGTCACCGGTGGTGATTGGACCGCCTGAGCCCGTTGGCCCCACTGGCGTGACGTCCTTGAGAAGTGTTCCGATCCTGTCTGGGGCTGGTCGAGCGGCGTCTGCGGTCTCTTCAGCCTGTGACATCGGAGAGTTCTCGACCCGGGTCTCCCCAGCTACTTCCATCTCTGCGATCGGCGCACCCATGGGGACAGTGTCGCCTTCTGATACGAGCACCGCAGTCAGTGTTCCAGTAACAGGAGATGGCATCTCCATGTTCACCTTGTCAGTGACCACTTCTACGAGGGGATCGTAACGTTCAACTCTGTCGCCGATGGACTTGAGC includes:
- a CDS encoding MFS transporter, translated to MALDRLRRRRSGEGRGPERPIRPWSAFAFRDYRILWISSVCGLMTMQMRMLATGVWLYDVTGSGLQLGLLGVVQLAVQLPAILYGGALADRWDRKKLIAVAQSFTFVFMALVAVLAATDRLAPWHIYAVTAVLGVSSVLGGPARSAITANIVPRSHLMHAVTSNQATFQIGAIAAPLAFALVVQTLDATAAFVVSALFALPASLMPLMIRTQVAPVESGGSDESVLRRIWEGAVYVMRHPILPGLYLLDIGVTVVSFYRQILPLIVDRMFKAGPGAVGVMTAANSLGGVVGTFAVLFLANFRAKGMLVLYATLVYAILIIAFGFSTSLWLGTLLIAGLGATDAIGMTTRQTTVQLTTPDHMRGRAVSAHSVSAMTANNLGTFEVGFMSEQIGADRTMILGGAISVVVVILVWWLVKGIREYRYP
- the lipB gene encoding lipoyl(octanoyl) transferase LipB, which translates into the protein MPYKEALDLQQHVHSQVVEGRTPDTLILLEHPHTFTLGRRGLIDDILIDQAELDRLGIDVYHTDRGGEVTYHGPGQLVGYPIIDLRRWGGGPLKYVRALERTISGTLDQFGISGTSEGHPTGVWVDGKKIAAIGVKVARRVTTHGFALNVSTDLSYFKHIVPCGMPLAHVTSISQETVETAHVSDVASVLVREFGQVCRFAPEFSKVSYNPGETVSAAN
- a CDS encoding 2-oxo acid dehydrogenase subunit E2 is translated as MIIELPQVGESVTEGVIGKWLKSIGDRVERYDPLVEVVTDKVNMEMPSPVTGTLTAVLVSEGDTVPMGAPIAEMEVAGETRVENSPMSQAEETADAARPAPDRIGTLLKDVTPVGPTGSGGPITTGDTSKPDRPVKRRRYSPAVLRLAEERGVDLAQIEGTGLGGRVTLKDVRGFIEQSASAVASTEQTPSPLTSLSDGDEERVPLSPVRRMIAENMVRSATEIPQAWTLVEVDVSGLISRRQALRDGFREREGINITYLPFVMKAVAESLKENPLLNSSWDGDAILYKRRINIGIAAAAPDGLVVPVVHDADTMSIAGLARKIDDLTTRARRGQLRLEDVQGGTFTLNNTGVLGSVLSQPLVNFPQAAILTTEAIVKRPVVVGDGIAIRSMMNLCMSFDHRIMDGAEASAFINSVKNRLESIGPDSGVY